The following are from one region of the Polaribacter marinaquae genome:
- the ubiE gene encoding bifunctional demethylmenaquinone methyltransferase/2-methoxy-6-polyprenyl-1,4-benzoquinol methylase UbiE, with protein sequence MSKIIKPYKDSELGKKEQVAQMFDNISGNYDGLNRVISLGIDVKWRKKVVEIVGKNNPKQILDIATGTGDLALMMSSLNPDRIVGLDISAGMLEVGKQKIAKAKLSDKIEMIVGDSEEMPFEDNTFDAITVSFGVRNFANLDKGIKEIARVLKPTGVLVILETSNPTKFPFKQGYKLYTNLFLPIVGKLFSKDKVAYSYLSESANSFPFGKAFNNILQKNGFTHTEDNPVTFGVATIYTARK encoded by the coding sequence ATGTCGAAAATTATAAAACCTTATAAAGATTCTGAATTAGGAAAAAAAGAACAAGTTGCACAAATGTTCGATAATATTTCTGGTAATTACGATGGTTTAAATAGAGTTATTTCTTTAGGAATAGATGTTAAATGGCGTAAAAAAGTTGTAGAAATTGTTGGTAAAAATAATCCGAAGCAAATTTTAGATATTGCAACAGGAACTGGTGATTTAGCTTTAATGATGTCTAGTTTAAATCCTGATAGAATTGTAGGTCTAGATATTTCTGCAGGAATGTTAGAAGTTGGTAAGCAAAAAATAGCCAAAGCAAAACTTTCTGATAAAATAGAAATGATTGTAGGTGATTCTGAAGAAATGCCTTTCGAAGACAATACTTTTGATGCTATTACAGTTTCTTTTGGTGTTAGAAATTTTGCCAATTTAGATAAAGGAATTAAAGAAATTGCAAGAGTTTTAAAGCCAACAGGGGTTTTAGTAATTTTAGAAACATCAAATCCAACGAAATTCCCTTTTAAACAAGGTTATAAGTTATATACAAATTTGTTTTTACCAATTGTAGGTAAACTGTTTTCTAAAGACAAAGTAGCGTATTCTTATTTGTCTGAATCTGCAAATTCTTTTCCGTTTGGTAAAGCTTTCAACAATATTTTACAAAAAAACGGGTTTACACATACAGAAGATAATCCTGTAACATTTGGTGTTGCAACAATTTACACAGCACGTAAATAA
- a CDS encoding NifU family protein — MSDTKITIQETTNDTIIKYNSNTILINGGSYEFNNIDEAKNSPLAQQLFYLPFVKKVFVTANFIAIQRFDIVQWIDVQEEVKEQIEAYINAGNVVVNEQKTSKKEAIEVYAEVTPNPAVMKFGTNKALTQTDVEFKNIDEANTSSPLAQAIFNFPFVKEVFISDNYISITKYDMVEWNEVYGEVRSFIREYLAEGKIIIKELPKQEASTSADTAETVPEVALEGISAQIVDILDEYIKPAVAGDGGNIAFRSFDEENKVVSVVLQGACSGCPSSTATLKNGIENLLKEMLPNQINEVVAING; from the coding sequence ATGTCAGATACTAAAATTACCATACAAGAAACTACTAATGATACAATCATTAAATATAACAGTAACACTATTTTAATAAATGGTGGTAGTTATGAGTTTAACAACATAGACGAAGCAAAAAACTCTCCGTTAGCACAACAATTATTTTATTTACCATTTGTAAAAAAGGTTTTTGTTACAGCAAATTTTATAGCAATACAACGTTTTGATATTGTACAATGGATTGATGTACAAGAAGAAGTAAAAGAGCAGATTGAAGCATATATAAATGCAGGTAATGTTGTTGTAAACGAACAAAAAACTTCTAAAAAAGAGGCTATAGAGGTATATGCAGAAGTTACGCCAAACCCAGCAGTAATGAAGTTTGGTACTAACAAAGCATTAACTCAAACAGATGTTGAGTTTAAAAATATAGACGAAGCGAATACGTCATCTCCTTTAGCGCAAGCAATTTTTAATTTTCCGTTTGTAAAAGAAGTTTTTATTTCTGATAACTATATTTCTATTACCAAATATGATATGGTAGAATGGAATGAAGTGTACGGAGAAGTAAGATCTTTCATTAGAGAATATTTAGCGGAAGGAAAAATAATAATCAAAGAATTACCAAAGCAAGAAGCATCAACTTCTGCAGATACTGCAGAAACAGTTCCTGAAGTTGCCTTAGAAGGAATTTCTGCTCAAATTGTAGATATTTTAGACGAATATATTAAGCCTGCGGTTGCCGGAGACGGAGGAAATATTGCTTTTAGATCTTTTGATGAAGAGAATAAAGTAGTAAGTGTTGTTCTACAAGGTGCTTGTAGCGGTTGCCCATCATCTACAGCAACATTAAAAAACGGAATAGAAAATTTATTAAAAGAAATGCTACCAAATCAAATTAATGAAGTGGTTGCAATAAACGGATAA
- a CDS encoding porin family protein, whose protein sequence is MSKRILFFCFSILVSSTFFAQRERVDYLPTFDKRPLHYGFYLGLNQNDFKLNLKESSITDANITVESTTGFNVGLIADLRLHKNLNLRLEPGLMSNSKNVIFNHLKGSANPQDSIREVSSTYLHVPLVFKFSTDRYKNFRPYLLAGVSYDYNFSSNEDNQDDNSAGQFRMKTNNFMYEVGVGVDFYLYYFKFSPSIRGVFAMNNEIKYDDDPNSRWTAPVNFMGTRGIFINFAFE, encoded by the coding sequence ATGAGTAAAAGAATTTTATTTTTTTGTTTTTCTATATTAGTTAGTAGTACTTTTTTTGCACAAAGAGAACGTGTAGACTATTTACCAACTTTTGATAAAAGACCTTTGCATTATGGCTTTTACTTAGGTTTAAATCAAAATGATTTTAAACTAAACCTTAAAGAAAGTAGTATTACAGATGCAAATATTACTGTAGAATCTACTACTGGTTTTAATGTTGGTTTAATAGCAGATTTGCGTTTGCATAAAAATTTAAACCTGCGTTTAGAACCTGGTTTAATGAGTAACTCTAAAAATGTAATTTTTAATCACTTAAAAGGTTCTGCAAATCCGCAAGACAGCATTAGAGAGGTAAGTTCTACGTATTTACATGTGCCATTGGTATTTAAATTTAGTACGGATAGATATAAAAACTTTAGACCTTATTTACTTGCTGGTGTTTCCTATGATTATAATTTTTCTTCAAACGAAGACAATCAAGACGACAATTCTGCAGGACAATTTCGAATGAAAACAAACAATTTTATGTACGAGGTTGGTGTTGGTGTAGATTTCTATTTATACTACTTTAAATTTTCTCCATCAATTCGTGGAGTTTTTGCAATGAATAACGAGATAAAATATGATGATGACCCAAATAGTAGATGGACGGCGCCAGTTAATTTTATGGGAACTCGTGGTATCTTTATAAATTTTGCGTTCGAGTAA
- a CDS encoding RNA methyltransferase has translation MSISKNQLKLITSLSQKKYRQKHNLFIAEGIKVVNELLKSSFEVATLFCTNDYETNLTEDKIVRIDETDLKKISSLKSPNKVLGLFKIPKLNSINASGLIVALDAINDPGNLGTIIRLCDWYGVTQLICSTDTVDCFNQKVVQASMGSLTRIAINYVNLEAYLNETHLPTYIADMDGDNVYKTQLPAEGILIMGNEANGVSNQIKKIISNKISIPRFGEVQETESLNVATATAILLSEFKRNS, from the coding sequence ATGAGCATCTCAAAAAATCAGTTAAAATTAATAACTAGTTTATCACAAAAAAAGTATAGACAAAAGCATAATTTATTTATTGCAGAAGGTATAAAAGTGGTAAATGAATTATTAAAGTCTTCTTTTGAAGTAGCAACATTATTTTGCACAAATGATTACGAAACTAATCTTACAGAAGATAAAATTGTTAGAATTGATGAAACCGATTTAAAAAAAATAAGTTCTTTAAAATCACCTAACAAAGTTTTAGGATTGTTTAAAATACCCAAGCTAAATTCTATAAACGCCTCTGGATTAATTGTAGCTTTAGATGCTATTAACGATCCTGGTAATTTAGGTACAATTATAAGACTTTGCGATTGGTACGGAGTTACACAATTAATATGTTCTACAGATACCGTAGATTGTTTTAATCAAAAAGTTGTGCAAGCATCTATGGGTTCTTTGACTAGAATTGCTATTAACTACGTTAATTTAGAAGCTTACTTAAACGAAACCCATTTACCAACTTATATTGCTGATATGGATGGTGACAATGTGTATAAAACACAATTACCCGCAGAAGGAATTTTAATTATGGGAAATGAAGCTAACGGAGTTTCTAACCAAATTAAAAAAATAATATCTAATAAGATTTCTATACCAAGATTTGGAGAAGTACAAGAAACCGAAAGCTTAAATGTTGCAACTGCAACAGCTATTCTGTTAAGCGAATTTAAACGAAATAGTTAA